Proteins co-encoded in one Quercus robur chromosome 8, dhQueRobu3.1, whole genome shotgun sequence genomic window:
- the LOC126694675 gene encoding uncharacterized protein LOC126694675 — protein sequence MVQTLEAIKGGGGSIRVGTTGTISSLMTRELDSIKSAPQMPLSSRTKPRAVPVSIPCGAATPKRVQARKSCDGASSSGSSSYIDDRSHEIIRKTKSYTRNTHRIPMLGSDSIALDRTLSRKKTEKKGSNIVEIVDIKCGNQDKAWASPISITNRLKKLGFSKLSESII from the coding sequence ATGGTTCAGACTCTGGAAGCTATCAAGGGTGGGGGAGGATCCATCAGAGTTGGGACCACTGGGACAATTAGTTCCCTGATGACAAGGGAATTGGATTCGATCAAATCTGCACCTCAGATGCCTCTGTCTTCCAGAACTAAACCACGTGCAGTACCTGTTTCAATACCCTGTGGTGCTGCAACTCCTAAAAGGGTACAAGCTAGAAAATCATGTGATGGGGCAAGCAGCAGTGGAAGCAGTAGCTACATTGATGATAGAAGCCATGAGATTATTAGGAAAACAAAAAGTTACACTAGAAATACTCATCGAATACCAATGCTCGGTTCTGATAGTATTGCGCTGGATAGAACTCTTAGTAgaaagaaaactgaaaagaaaggATCTAACATAGTTGAAATTGTGGACATAAAATGTGGGAACCAGGATAAAGCATGGGCTAGCCCTATAAGTATAACAAATCGTCTCAAGAAGCTGGGTTTCTCGAAGCTATCTGAGAGCATTATCTAA
- the LOC126694677 gene encoding protein LHCP TRANSLOCATION DEFECT: protein MASIPCTTHLPFTFKPSTSPSSLSKTNLKFLGVQHRLGWARPSKLGPSNGSRAKCWFKFGKNGVDAEGAGIYGSQSRDDFDRDDVEQYFNYMGMLAVEGSYDKMDALLNQNIHPVDILLLMAASEGDKPKIEELLRAGASYTVKDADGRTALDRAANNEIKDFILSFSVQKA from the exons ATGGCTTCAATACCATGTACAACCCACTTACCCTTTACCTTCAAACCCTCCACTTCTCCTTCTTCCTTGTCAAAAACCAATCTTAAGTTTCTGGGTGTACAGCATAGGTTGGGGTGGGCCAGACCCTCTAAACTTGGACCCTCCAATGGCTCTAGAGCCAAGTGCTGGTTCAAGTTTGGTAAAAATGGAGTTGATGCTGAAGGTGCTGGCATTTATGGCAGTCAGTCCCGTGATGACTTTGATAGAGATGATGTTGAACAG TATTTTAACTACATGGGCATGCTTGCTGTTGAGGGTTCATATGATAAGATGGATGCTCTTTTAAACCAAAATATCCACCCTGTAGACATCTTATTGTTAATGGCTGCATCAGAAGGTGACAAGCCAAAAATTGAAGAGTTGCTAAGAGCTGGAGCTAGTTACACTGTCAAGGATGCAGATGGACGGACTGCCCTTGATAGGGCTGCTAACAATGAAATCAAGGACTTCATTCTTAGCTTTTCAGTTCAAAAGGcttga
- the LOC126694676 gene encoding probable metal-nicotianamine transporter YSL7 translates to MQPNTQPSEIENLHYPMEIENLQAPYTRFERDVSLGSGKGNDLPSIEIAFKEKAIPTWRNQLTIRAFVVSIVLGTLFTALAMKQSLYSGTFNPINMYAGIVGFSCIKTWIMIIDKCGILGPPLTRQENTLIQATVLGITGVTSSGGLSSFISGMSLTAAKQRDPPIVDKLNVKNPSVGWLFAFYLATSLVGLFFMAPFRKVIIVDYKWLFPSGQSIGYLINSIQAPLKTKFARKQVTTFGKFFSFSFIWSGVMWLFTGGRFCGFSFFPLFGFKATEAGFYWDWAGTYVGVGMMCPYITTISVLIGAIFGYTFMFPELQKKSGKWYTNEVSRDSFHGYSAYKTFIASSMILGDSFYQILKLIVIGLYRKLQEKDTIAALPLADPHSTAGSSALDIDEQFRTQNFLKDKISTKYSLAGCAALMLVSIIVLPIIFPQVKWYYVVVMYILCPLFAFSMTHAQGATDMYISAGLGKIGVFIFGAWAGVSRGGVVVALVANGVIGNFVASASDLMVDFKTGYLTVSSPKSILIGRFIGTAVGCFVTPLIFWYFQVKYPDLGFNSSTYPIPFGVISREAASDALQGASGLPKYCLLFCFSAFALGIIFNIIRDVSPNKWGRFVPIPLIMAIPLTTGGFLAVDLCLGCLIALIWRFKNKSQADVFIPIVGSGLICGDGLCTLLLSIISLINWKAPACVQFLRRQLAG, encoded by the exons ATGCAGCCAAATACCCAGCCGAGTGAGATTGAGAATCTTCACTACCCAATGGAAATTGAAAATCTACAGGCTCCATATACAAGGTTTGAGAGAGATGTGAGCCTAGGAAGTGGTAAAGGGAATGATTTGCCTTCAATTGAAATAGCTTTCAAGGAGAAGGCAATTCCCACATGGAGGAATCAGTTGACTATAAGAGCTTTTGTTGTGAGCATTGTTTTGGGTACTTTGTTCACTGCCTTGGCGATGAAGCAAAGTTTGTATAGCGGAACATTTAATCCTATAAACATGTATGCTGGGATCGTAGGGTTCTCCTGCATCAAAACTTGGATCATGATCATTGACAAATGTGGGATTTTAGGTCCACCTCTCACTAGGCAAGAGAATACCTTGATTCAAGCTACAGTCCTTGGAATCACTGGTGTAACTTCTTCTG GGGGCTTGtcaagcttcatttctggaaTGTCCCTTACTGCTGCAAAGCAAAGGGATCCACCAATTGTTGATAAGCTGAACGTTAAGAACCCAAGTGTTGGCTGGCTTTTCGCCTTTTATCTTGCCACATCTTTAGTGGGCCTCTTCTTTATGGCGCCTTTTCGAAAG GTTATCATCGTAGACTATAAATGGTTGTTCCCTAGTGGGCAGTCAATTGGTTACCTTATCAACAGCATCCAAGCTCCTCTCAAGACCAAGTTCGCAAG GAAACAAGTGACAACATTTGGCAAGTTCTTCTCCTTTAGCTTCATTTGGAGTGGTGTCATGTGGCTCTTTACTGGAGGGAGATTCTGTGGCTTTAGTTTCTTTCCCTTATTTGGTTTCAAAGCAACAGAAGCCGG CTTCTATTGGGATTGGGCGGGTACATATGTTGGAGTTGGCATGATGTGCCCATACATCACAACCATATCAGTATTGATTGGAGCAATATTTGGATACACCTTCATGTTTCCTGAGTTACAAAAGAAAAGTGGAAAGTGGTATACTAATGAAGTCAGTCGAGATAGCTTCCATGGCTACTCTGCTTACAAA accTTCATTGCTTCATCGATGATTCTTGGGGATAGCTTCTACCAAATCTTGAAACTTATTGTCATTGGATTGTACCGCAAACTCCAGGAAAAAGACACTATTGCTGCTCTTCCACTTGCTGATCCACATTCCACTGCCGGAAGCTCAGCTTTGGATATTGATGAGCAGTTCAGGACCCAAAACTTCCTCAAGgacaaaatttcaacaaaatattcTTTGGCTGGCTGTGCTGCACTGATGCTTGTTTCCATAATAGTTCTTCCAATAATCTTTCCTCAGGTCAAATGGTACTACGTTGTGGTCATGTACATATTGTGTCCACTTTTTGCTTTCAGTATGACACATGCACAAGGGGCTACTGACATGTACATAAGTGCCGGTTTGGGTAAGATAGGCGTTTTCATCTTTGGTGCCTGGGCTGGAGTCTCTCGAGGTGGTGTTGTTGTTGCTCTAGTTGCCAATGGGGTCATAGGAAACTTTGTTGCCTCTGCTTCTGATCTAATGGTAGACTTCAAAACTGGCTACTTAACTGTGTCTTCCCCAAAGTCTATCCTCATTGGCAGATTCATTGGGACTGCAGTTGGTTGCTTTGTCACTCCTTTAATCTTTTGGTACTTCCAGGTAAAATATCCtgatttggggttcaattctTCAACTTATCCTATACCTTTTGGTGTCATTAGTAGAGAGGCTGCATCAGATGCTCTTCAAGGAGCTTCAGGCTTGCCAAAGTACTGCCTTCTTTTTTGCTTTAGCGCCTTTGCTCTAGGCATCATCTTCAACATAATCAGAGATGTTTCGCCAAATAAATGGGGGAGATTTGTTCCCATTCCATTGATAATGGCCATACCACTCACCACCGGAGGTTTTCTGGCTGTTGATCTCTGTCTGGGGTGCTTGATAGCTTTGATCTGGAGGTTTAAGAATAAGTCTCAGGCTGATGTTTTTATACCCATAGTTGGTTCTGGTTTGATTTGTGGAGATGGGCTCTGTACTTTGCTGCTTTCAATAATTAGTTTGATTAATTGGAAGGCACCAGCATGTGTACAGTTTCTTAGGAGACAACTGGCAGGGTAA